From the Mycobacterium sp. 155 genome, the window TGCGGATCGGGCCCTGGTCCAGCAGGGTTAACAAGATTGATAGCTGAGCCAGCGTGAGCTCACCGGCTGTTCCCTTGTGCGTGTCTCCGCGGCGCAGCACCGAGAACACCTTGGAGAGCACCCGCTGCAGTTCCCCTGCCAGCTCGGTGACCTGGGATTCGGTCTCCACCATAGTTCGCCAGTCTAACCTGTCTGGACCTGCCACGACGCCACCTTGCGAGGTTTGCCAACTGGCGCGTCAACTCACGGTTTCGTCCGCGTGGCCTCACAGCACTTGGGAAAGGAAACGCCGCAACCGGTCGGTTTCGGCCGCGGAGAAGATGTGGTCCGGGCTGCCCGATTCGACGACCGCGCCGTGATCCATGAACACCACGGTGTCTGCGGTCGACTGGGCGAAGCCCATCTCATGGGTGACCGCCACGATCGTCATCCCGTCAGCCGCCAGGTCGGCCATCAACGCCAGAATGCCTTTGACCAGTTCGGGATCCAGCGCCGAGGTGGCCTCGTCGAAGAACATCACCTGCGGCGCCATCGCCAGCGCCCGGGCGATGGCTACCCGCTGCTGCTGCCCGCCGGACAGCGTGGTGGGCCGGACATCGGCCTTGTGCCGCAGGCCGACTCGGTCCAGCTGGGCCAGGCCCAGCTCACGCGCCTCGTCGTCGGCGAGCCTTTTCAGCTTGCGTGGGCCCAGTGTCACGTTGTCCAGCACGCTGCGGTGCGGGAACAGGTTGAACTGTTGGAACACCATGCCGATGCGTTGGCGCAACTGGTCGGGGTTGTCGGTCAGCACCGAGCGGCCGTCGAGCAGGATGTCGCCCGCGTCCGGCTCGTAGAGCCGGTTCAGGGTTCGCAGCAAGGTTGATTTGCCGGATCCGGACGGTCCGATGATGGCGGTCGTGGTGCCGGCGGGAACGTCCACACCCACCCCGCGCAACACGGTGTTCGGCCCAAAGGCGAGCTTGATTCCTTTGGCGGACAACGAGACTGGTTCAGCAGCCGGCATCAGATCATCTCCTGGTCGACGGACGCCGTCGGGTCTTCCTCGGCGGCAGGTCGACCTCGGCGCAGCCGGTTGTCGACGAAGTTCACCAGGTGGGTCAACGGAATGGTCAGCAGCAGGTAGAACAAACCGGCCGCGACCAACGGGGACAGGTTGCCGGTCTGTGCGTTGAGGTCGCGACCCACCTGGAACAGCTCGCGCTGGCTGGCCACCAGGCCCAGGAAGTACACCAGGGATGAGGCTTTCAGCAGAGAGATGAACTGGTTCATCAGCGCGGGCAGTACCCGCCGCACCCCCTGCGGGATCACCACCAGTCGCATCGACGCGGAATAGCTGAAGCCCAGCGCGCGAGACGCTTCCAGCTGTCCGGCCTCGACACTCTGGATGCCGGACCGGAAGATCTCCCCGATGTACGCCGCGGCCATCAATCCCAGGGCGGCAATGCCGAGCGGGTAGGGGTTGTTGCCGGTGAGTGAGCCGACCACCGGCCCGACACCCAGCCCGATCAGCAGGATGATCACCACTTCGGGTAGCCCGCGGAAGATGTCGGTGTAGATGCGGGCCGGCCAGCGCAGCCATCGTGACCGCGAGATGCCGGCTACCGCGAGACCCATCCCGAGGACGAGCCCGATGATGCTGGCGCAGACGGTCAGGATCACGGTGTTGGGCAGGCCGGTCTTGAACAGGATGGGGATCGACTGCCGGTAGAGATCCCAGTCCAGGAACGAGGCGGCCAATTGCGACAGTGTGGATTTCGGTGCTACCGCACCGTTGCTGACAGGTTTTTCGCGGGCCGCGGCGATCGCGGCGAAGTCGGGCAGCTGCGGTACCGGAGCGGCCTTCGAGCCGGGCTTCCAACCCGGCGGCAGAGCGCGGGGCACCCAATCGGAGTACAGCCGGGCCCAGGTGCCGTCGGCGATCACGGCGTCGAGACCGGAGTTGAGTGCGTCGATCAGTGGCCGATTCTCCTTGGCCACCGCCCACGCGACGAAATTGTCCAAGCTGAACGTGTTTTCGATGATCTCGGCGGGATCACCCGGTTGGACGGTGCCCGATGCCTGCTGCGAGGGCGCGACCCAGGCGTCGATCTGACGGGTCTTGAGGCTCGCGTAGACGGTGGCGTAGTCGGGGAACTTCACCGGTTGCAAATGGAGGGTGTCGATGACGTAGGACTCCTGCACGGTGCCCTGCACTACGCCGATGCGCTGTCCCGGTGCGAGCTTGCCGAAGCCGGTGATCGGCGACCCGGTGGGCACCACGAGCGAGAAGTAGCCGAAATCGTAGCCGTTGGTGAATCCGACAGTGCGCCTTCGCGCATCGGTGGTGGTGATCGAGGACGACGCGACGTCGAAGCGTCGCGACGCGGTCTGGGCCAGCAGACCGGAGAACTCCGTTCCGACGAAGTTGATCTTCAAGCCCAGCTTGTCGGCGACGGCCCGCAGCAACTCGTTGTCGAAACCGGTGAACTGCCCTTTGGCATTGATGCAGATGCTGGGCGGCGCGTCCGACAGCGTGCCGACGGTCAGCACACCGGGGGTTCCCAGCCCGAGGTCGTCCACCTTGACGGTGTCCAGTGGCTGCACCGTCGCGGTGGTGTATTTGTCCGCGCCGGGACCGGTTGCGGCAGCGGCCAAGTTGGTCGGCAGCGCACTGGCGCTGTCGATCCCGGGCGGCGCGCACTGGTCGGTGTCAGCGTGGGCCGGGCCCGCCAGCGTCAACCCCATGACCATCAGGATCGATGCCATCAGCGCCAGTAGCCGTCTGAAGCTCATCGTTGCAACGTAGTGGTCACGCGCGCAGCGGTGTGGGGTTCCGCTCAAGGCGACTGCAAGTCGCCGAATACGCCGCGACGGTCAGCCCGGATGGATGGACGACGGAATCCGTATCAGCCGGCGTTGCGCCGGTCTCGCCACCGGCACAGCGCCTCGGCCGCGGTCAGGTCGTAATCCGGGCCGTTGGCGTCGATGGTCAGGATCGTGACACCGAGATCGGCGAGCACGTCGGCCTCGGCAAGCATGGCATCGAGCCCGCCGGTGTCCCGTACGGCGGCCGAACGAACGACGGTCTTCGGGTCACGGCCCACGCTTTCGCAGTGCTCGAGAAGCACCTGTGCCTTAGCCGGGTAGGTGTTGCGGTCGACAAACGCGTGCCACAGGTCGGCGTGCTCGGCGACCAACCGCAGGGTCTTGCGCTCGCCCTGCCCGCCGATGAGGATCGGGATCTTGCGGGTGGGAGCCGGGTTGAGTTTGGCCAGCCGGGCACTGATCCGCGGGAGTGCGGCGGCGAGGTCGTCGAGCCGACTGCCCGCGGTGCCGAAATCGTAGCCGTACTCATCGTAATCCCTTTGTTTCCAACCAGATCCGATGCCCAGGATGAGCCGTCCAGCACTGATGTGGTCCACTGTGCGGGCCATGTCGGCGAGCAGTTCAGGGTTGCGGTAGGAGTTGCAGGTGACCAGCGCACCGATCTCGATGCGCGACGTCTGCTCGGCCCAGGCACCGAGCATCGTCCAGCATTCGTAGTGCGCGCCGTCAGGATCGCCGGAGAGCGGGAAGAAGTGGTCCCAGTTGAATGCGATGTCGACGCCGATGTCTTCACAGCGACGGACCGCGTCGCGGATATAGCCGTATGTGGGGGAGTGCTGCGGCTGCAATTGGACGCCAATGCGGACGGGATGACTCACTTTTTCGAGCCTACTCAAAGAATCAGCCCGCGCAGGATCTCCACCAACTTGGCCGGCTGATCGTCCTGCACCGAGTGCCCGGAGTCGGCGACGACGTGGGTGCGCTGAAAGCCGGGTGCGATCGCCGGGACGTCATCCCAGAGTCCCTCAACTCCCTGTGGCACAACAAATTACAGTTCGTAGTCGTCAGCGGACTGTGTGGTGGGGGCATCGATCCTGCGCAGTTCGATGATCCGGGAAGCAGGGGGCAGGATCGTCGATGCGAGGAAGTCGGCGTAGAAGCCCGGACACGTCTGATCCCAGAACCTCGCCCCCTCATCGATCTGTTGGAGGTATTCGTGATGGACGACTCCGCGTTCGATGCTCTCCGGGGAAACGAACGGTGCCGCCCCGATGTACGCGACGACGGGGCCACGTATTGCGGCAGATCCGTAGCTGGTGACCTTCGCGCTGATGTTATGGCGGGCGTAGCGCAGTTCGCGCTGGTCGAGAGCAACCAAGCCGGCTTCGTCGATCGGTACGCAGACGCCGTTGACCCATCGGCCGGCATCTTCAGGCATGTCGCAGAAGAGGACGACGGGTGGGCGAACGCCAGCAGCATCCAGGTACCTCTTGTCGCGTTGACTGCCCTCATTTGGGAAAGCCACAGAGAAGGCCCGGACATGCCCGTCACAGCGGGCGGGGAGACAAGTCGGCGGAGAGATTCCCGGAAGCGTGCCGCGCAGTGATTCAGGCGCCATCAGTGAGCCGTACGCGAAGACGAACATGATCAAGCGCCCGGATGCCGCCGTGCATGCCCCGATGACACGTGATGACGCCGGGTGTGTGGTCGCCGCATACGAACTGGCGGCAGGGAAACACCCCTTGCCGCCAGTTCGTAGAGTGAAGCCTGCGGGATCAACCCGCTATGAAGGTCTCCAGCTGCGTGCGGGCGATGTCGTCCGGCAGCTGCTTGGGCGGGCTCTTCATCAGGTACGCCGAGGCCGGGATGATCGGACCACCGATGCCGCGATCCTTGGCGATCTTGGCGGCACGCACGGCATCGATGATGACGCCGGCCGAGTTCGGCGAATCCCACACCTCAAGCTTGTACTCGAGGTTCAGCGGCACATCGCCGAAAGCGCGGCCTTCCAGCCGCACGTAGGCCCACTTGCGGTCGTCGAGCCAGCCCACATGGTCGGACGGGCCGATGTGCACGTCCTTTGTCTTGAATTCGCGCTGCAGGTTGCTGGTCACGGCCTGGGTCTTCGAGATTTTCTTGGACTCCAGGCGCTCACGCTCGAGCATGTTCAGGAAGTCCATGTTGCCGCCGACGTTGAGCTGCATGGTGCGGTCGAGTTGCACGCCGCGATCCTCGAACAGCTTGGCCATCACGCGGTGGGTGATGGTGGCGCCGACCTGGCTCTTGATGTCGTCGCCGACGATCGGCACCCCGGCGTCCTCGAACTTCTTGGCCCATACCGGGTCCGAAGCGATGAACACCGGCAGCGCGTTGACGAATGCCACCCCGGCGTCGATCGCGCACTGGGCATAGAACTTGTCGGCCTCTTCGGAGCCCACCGGTAGATAGGACACCAGCACGTCGACCTTGGCGTCCCGCAGGACCTTGACGACATCGACCGGGTCGGTGTCGGAAACCTCGATGGTGTCGGCGTAGTACTTGCCGATGCCGTCCAGCGTCGGACCGCGCTGCACGATGACGTCGCTCGGCGGCACATCGGCGATCTTGATGGTGTTGTTCTCGGAGGCGAAGATCGCTTCGGACAGGTCGAAGCCGACCTTCTTGGCGTCCACGTCGAACGCGGCGACGAACTTCACGTCGCGGACGTGATACGGGCCGAACTTCACGTGCATCAGCCCGGGCACGGTGGTGTTCTCGTCGGCGTTCTGGTAGTACTGCACGCCCTGTACCAGGGACGACGCGCAGTTACCCACGCCGACAATGGCGACCCGGATCTCTCCTGCGTGCTCAGACATGGACGGTCTCCTTACTCAATTCGGTACTGCTTGGCAGTGGCCTGGTTCCGGGCCGGACTGCACTCAAGTGTTTTCTGGGCGGCCTTGGCCCAGTCGTTCAGCCGCGATCAATTCGTTGAGCCATATCACTTCGCGTTCGCTCGACTCCAGCCCCAACTGGTGGAGCTGACGGGTGTAGCGGTCGAACGAACTACTGGCCCGCGCCACGGCTTCGCGCAGACCTTCCCGGCGTTCCTCCACCTGGCGGCGGCGCCCCTCCAGAATCCGCATCCTGGCCTCGGCCGGGGTGCGGTTGAAGAAGGCGAGGTGTACACCGAAACCGTCGTCGGAGTAGTTCTGTGGGCCGGTATCAGCTACCAGCTCAGCGAACCGCTGTTTGCCCGCATCGGTGAGCTGGTAAACCCGGCGCGCGCGGCGCACCTTGGTCGACCCGAGCGGCGCTGCATCCTCGACGATCAGCCCGTCGGCCTGCATACGCCGCAGTGCCGGGTAGAGCGAACCGTACGAGAAGGCCCGGAAGGCGCCAAGTAGACCCGTCAAGCGTTTACGCAGCTCGTAGCCGTGCATGGGAGATTCGAGCAGAAGACCCAGGATGGCGAGCTCCAGCATCGAATTCACCCCCTCGACAGGACATGTGTGGATCGCTACGACGGATCAACACCTCGTATCACTGTATCGCGCCGATATATTGCGTGCCAACTGAAGTTCCAACGCACACGCTTCGCCACCCCGGCTTCGTCACCTCAGGTGTTTGTCACCCCAGAGTGGCCGCCGACGTCGAGTGTCACGCCAGAGTGGCCGCCGACGTCGAGCGTCACGCCAGAGTGACGCAGTGGGCGAATCAGCGCGCGGTCATCGGCGGCCGATCACTGCTTGGGGTAGACCTCTTTGGGTGTGCCGTCGGGCCCGAGAACCATGAAGCCGCCACCGAAATCACCGCTGACGCGAATGGTGATGTTCACCGCATCCGGCGTCGCGGGATCCTTTGACGGGGTGATCTCCAACCACGTGTATTTGACATCGGCCCGAGGGACGTTGAGCGATTCCGGTGCGCCGCGCAGCATGCCGATGATTGCGTCGAAATTGAATTTCGCCAGGTCGACGAGGCGGTCCCCGTCACTCAGCGCGCGCGGTGACGACGAGCTCGGGTCGCCCCAGCCGCCGCGGTAGTCGTACTCGATCTTGCGACGGTTGTCGTTGGGGTCGGCGCGGTACAGCTCCGCCCAGTCCTCCCGGATCTCCAGTTCGTAGCCGGTGGTGTCGCCGAACTTCTTCCGCATCTGCTCGAAGAGCCCGTTGAACCCGCCCAGGGACAGCAGCTGCCGTGGCGAGGTGAGCACCGTGGCGGGGATACCGTCGGATTTGGCGCCCGGGTCCGTGGTGAAGCTCAGCGGTGACGTGGTGTTGCCGTAGAGGCCCCAGCCGATCCCGATGCCGAACAAGACCAGCACCCCGGCCATCGCCAATCGCAGACCCCAGCCGGCGTGAATGGCGCCCGGTACTTTTCGCACCCGCGATTGGGTCAGGGTCGGCAGCTGGACCGGTGCGTTGGAGTTCTGCAGGTCCTCCACGAGCGTGGCGAGTTGACCCAGGGTGGTGGCGTTGGTGGCGGCGCTCACGCGTTGACGGTGCTCCTCCATCGACAGCTGACCTTCCGCCAACGCGCTGTCGAGCACTTTGCAGGTGTCGTTGCGGTCGCTGTCCTTGGCCCGTGTCATGGCGCTTCGCGGAGACTGCTGTCTTGTTGCCACGCCGATGATCGTAGGAGCTCCGGACCCGGTCACGCCTCGGCGGCGGGAGGGCCGACGTACTCTGGTCAACGTGCGATTGCAGAGACAGGTGGTGGATTACGCGCTTCGGCGGCGGTCCCTGCTGGCTGAGGTCTACTCGGGACGCACCGGCGTCTCCGAGGTCTGCGACGCCAATCCGTACCTGTTGCGCGCGGCGAAGTTCCACGGAAAATCCAGCTCGGTGATGTGCCCGATCTGCCGCAAGGAACAACTGACGCTGGTGTCGTGGGTGTTCGGGGATCATTTGGGCCCGGTGTCGGGTTCCGCGCGCACGGCAGAGGAGCTGGTCTTGTTGGCGACCCGCTACGACGAGTTCGCAGTACATGTGGTGGAGGTATGCCGGACCTGCAGTTGGAACCATCTGGTCAAGTCGTATGTGCTCGGCGCGCCCCGTTCTCCGGAGGCGCGCAGGCCGCGACGAACCCCGACGACGCGCAAACCCGCGCGTACAGCCAGTGAATAGCGAAGGGCACCAGCACCGGTCAGCCGACGACGTCCAGAACGCGGCTGACCGCCTTGGTGCACGTCCGGCCGCGGGCGCCAATCGGTCGCATTCCGCGGTTCCGCCGGATGACCGACTGACAACAGTGCTCCCGCCGGTCCGCGAGGGCATTCCGGCCCCCATCGACGTCGTCAAGGCCGCGCTGGATGGCACCCCTCCGCTCAAGCCCCCGCCTCCGCCTCCCCCGGGCGGCGGCGGTCCGTCTGGACCGTCCGGGCCCCCGCCAGGACCGCAGCAACCACGCAAGCAGTTCCGGATCAACTGGAAGTGGGTGCGACGCGGGTCGGCCGCCGCCGTGGCCGTGCTGGTGCTGCTGCCACTGGTGACGTTCGGCATGGCCTACCTGATCGTCGACGTTCCGCAGCCGGGCGACATCCGCACCAATCAGGTGTCGACCATCCTGGCTAGCGACGGCTCAGAGATCGCCAAGATCGTGCCGCCGGAGGGCAACCGGGTGGACGTCAACATCGACCAGATCCCGGTACACGTCCGCGACGCGGTGATGGCCGCCGAAGACCGTGACTTCTACACCAATCCGGGCTTCTCGTTCACCGGCTTCATGCGGGCCATCAAGAACAACCTGTTCGGCGGTGAACTGCAGGGCGGCTCGACCATCACGCAGCAGTACGTGAAGAACGCGCTGGTCGGGGACGAGCGGTCGGGGATCGGCGGCCTCGTCCGCAAGGCCAAGGAGTTGGTCATCTCGACGAAGATGTCCAGCGAATGGTCCAAAGACGCCGTGATGCAGGCGTATCTGAACATGATCTATTTCGGTCGCGGCGCCTACGGCATCTCCGCGGCGGCCAAGGCCTACTTCAACAAGCCCGTCGAGCAACTCGACGTGGCCGAGGGCGCTCTGCTGGCGGCCTTGATCCAGCGTCCGTCCACCCTGGATCCCGCGGTCGATCCCGAGGGTGCTGCGGAGCGCTGGAACTGGGTGCTCGACGGCATGGTCGACATCGGGGCACTGTCGGCCGATGATCGGGCCAAGCAGGTGTTCCCGCCGACGGTGTCGCGTGACCAGGCCAGCGAACAGAATCAGACCACCGGTCCCAACGGTCTGATCGAACGGCAGGTCATGAAGGAACTGATGGGCCTGTTCGACGTCAGCGAGCAGACGCTGAACACCGAGGGCCTGCAGATCACCACCACGATCGACCCGCAGGCGCAGGAAGCCGCCGAGAAGGCCGTCACCAAGTACATGGACGGCCAGGATTCGGACATGCGGGCCGCGGTGGTGTCGGTCGACCCGCACGACGGGGCGATCAAGGCGTACTACGGCGGATCGGACGCCAACGGCTTCGACTTCGCCCAGGCGGGGTTGCCGACCGGGTCGTCGTTCAAGGTGTTTGCGCTCGTCGCCGCGTTGCAGCAGGGCATCGGTCTGGGCTATCAGGTGGACAGTTCGCCGGTGACGGTCAACGGCATCCAGATCACCAACGTCGAGGGTGAGGGCTGCGGGGTCTGTTCGATCGCCGAGGCGCTCAAGCGGTCGCTCAACACGAGCTACTACCGGTTGATGCTGAAGCTCAAGAACGGACCGGAAGACGTCGCCAAGGCCGCGCATGACGCCGGTGTCGCCGAGAGCTTCCCCGGGGTCGAGCACACGCTGTCCGAGGACGGCAAGGGCGGTCCACCGAACAATGGCGTGGTGCTGGGGCAGTACCAGTCCCGCGTGCTCGATATGGCCTCGGCGTACGCCACGCTGGCCGCGTCGGGCGTCTACCACAAGCCGCACTTCGTGCAGAAGGTCGTGAACTCCGCGGGCCAGGTGCTGTTCGACGCCTCGCAGCAGGACAACGGGGAACAGCGCATCGACAAGGCCGTGGCCGACAACGTGACCTCGGCGATGCAGCCGATCGCCGGATGGTCGCGTGGGCATAACCTGGCCGGCGGCCGGCTGTCGGCAGCCAAGACCGGCACTGTCCAGCTCGGCGACACCGGCGCCAACCGCGATGCGTGGATGGTCGGTTACACGCCCTCGCTGTCGACCGCGGTGTGGGTGGGCACCACGGAGGGTGTCAAACCGCTGGTGAATCAGTGGGGTTCACCGGTCTACGGGTCCGGTCTGCCGTCGGACATCTGGAAGTCGACGATGGACGGCGCCCTGGACGGCACCGACAACGAGTCTTTCCCGAAGCCGACGGAGATCGGTGGCTATGCCGGTGTGCCGCAGGCCCCGCCGCCCGCGCCGCCGGTTCCGGTGGTGCTGCCGGGCCAACCCGTGCCAGGCACCCCGCCGTCGGAGACCGTCATCCAGCCGACCATCGAAGTGGCGCCGGGTATCACGATCCCGGTCGGCCCCCCGACCACCGTGCCGGTGGCACCGGCGCAGCCGGCTGAACCGGTTGCGCCGGTTGCGCCGGTTGCGCCGGTGCGCCGAATGGTCCCGGCGCGCCCATGCCGCCTCCGTGACGGAACGGGAATTGGTTTCACCGGCTCCGCTCGCACGGGACACCCGCGAGGCGGACGATCGCGATCTGCCCAGCCGCAACGACGTCCTGAGTCGTGCGCTGTCGCATCCGATCGGCGGCCCGGTCGGACGGCATGCGGTGATCGGGCGGGCGCGGTTCATGACGCCGCTGCGCGTCATGTTCATCATCGCGGTGGTGTTCCTGGCCCTGGGCTACTCGACCAAGGCCGCCTGCCTGCAGACCACCGGATCGGGCACTGCCGGTCAACGCGTCGCCAACTGGCAGAACAATCGGGCCTACTACGAGCTGTGCTATTCCGACACGGTCCCGCTCTACACCGCAGAGCTGTTGAACCTCGGCAAGTTTCCGTACAAGTCGAGCTGGCAGGAGAACGACGCGACGGGTAAACAGCGCATGCAGTACGACGGCAAGCCCGCCGTGCGCTACATGGAGTATCCGGTGCTCACCGGCATCTACCAGTACGTGTCGATGGCACTGGCGAAGACCTACACCGCCGCCACGACAGTGATTGCGCTCCCGATCATCGCCGAGGTGGTGATGTTCTTCAATATCTCCGCATTCGGGCTGGCGTTGGCCTGGCTCACCACCGTGTGGGCGACGGCACGTTTGGCGGGTCGGCGCATCTGGGACGCCGCGCTGGTGGCCGGTTCGCCGATCCTGATTTTCCAGATATTCACCAACTTCGACGCGTTGGCGACTGCTGCGGCGGCCGGCGCGATGCTGGCCTGGGCGCGCCGCAAACCCTGGCTCGCCGGGTTGTTGATCGGGCTCGGCGTCGCGGCCAAGCTCTATCCGCTGTTGTTGCTGCTGCCGTTGGCGATGCTGGCGGTGCGCACCGGGCGGGGCCGCGAGGTCGGCACGACGGTGCTGGCGGCGGTGTCCACCTGGCTGGTGGTGAACCTGCCGGTCATGGTGATGTTCCCGCGCGGGTGGTCGGAGTTCTTCCGGCTCAACACCCGCCGCGGCGACGATATGGATTCGCTCTACAACGTGGTGAAGTCGTTCACCGGGTGGCGTGGGTTCGACCCGAATCTCGGGTTTTGGCAACCGCCGACGGTGACCAACGCGGTCACCGCGGTGTTGTTCGCGGCGTGCCTCATCGTCATCGGCTACATCGCACTGACCGCGCCGCAGCGGCCCCGG encodes:
- a CDS encoding amino acid ABC transporter ATP-binding protein, producing MPAAEPVSLSAKGIKLAFGPNTVLRGVGVDVPAGTTTAIIGPSGSGKSTLLRTLNRLYEPDAGDILLDGRSVLTDNPDQLRQRIGMVFQQFNLFPHRSVLDNVTLGPRKLKRLADDEARELGLAQLDRVGLRHKADVRPTTLSGGQQQRVAIARALAMAPQVMFFDEATSALDPELVKGILALMADLAADGMTIVAVTHEMGFAQSTADTVVFMDHGAVVESGSPDHIFSAAETDRLRRFLSQVL
- a CDS encoding ABC transporter substrate-binding protein/permease; the encoded protein is MSFRRLLALMASILMVMGLTLAGPAHADTDQCAPPGIDSASALPTNLAAAATGPGADKYTTATVQPLDTVKVDDLGLGTPGVLTVGTLSDAPPSICINAKGQFTGFDNELLRAVADKLGLKINFVGTEFSGLLAQTASRRFDVASSSITTTDARRRTVGFTNGYDFGYFSLVVPTGSPITGFGKLAPGQRIGVVQGTVQESYVIDTLHLQPVKFPDYATVYASLKTRQIDAWVAPSQQASGTVQPGDPAEIIENTFSLDNFVAWAVAKENRPLIDALNSGLDAVIADGTWARLYSDWVPRALPPGWKPGSKAAPVPQLPDFAAIAAAREKPVSNGAVAPKSTLSQLAASFLDWDLYRQSIPILFKTGLPNTVILTVCASIIGLVLGMGLAVAGISRSRWLRWPARIYTDIFRGLPEVVIILLIGLGVGPVVGSLTGNNPYPLGIAALGLMAAAYIGEIFRSGIQSVEAGQLEASRALGFSYSASMRLVVIPQGVRRVLPALMNQFISLLKASSLVYFLGLVASQRELFQVGRDLNAQTGNLSPLVAAGLFYLLLTIPLTHLVNFVDNRLRRGRPAAEEDPTASVDQEMI
- a CDS encoding LLM class F420-dependent oxidoreductase yields the protein MSHPVRIGVQLQPQHSPTYGYIRDAVRRCEDIGVDIAFNWDHFFPLSGDPDGAHYECWTMLGAWAEQTSRIEIGALVTCNSYRNPELLADMARTVDHISAGRLILGIGSGWKQRDYDEYGYDFGTAGSRLDDLAAALPRISARLAKLNPAPTRKIPILIGGQGERKTLRLVAEHADLWHAFVDRNTYPAKAQVLLEHCESVGRDPKTVVRSAAVRDTGGLDAMLAEADVLADLGVTILTIDANGPDYDLTAAEALCRWRDRRNAG
- a CDS encoding inositol-3-phosphate synthase; translated protein: MSEHAGEIRVAIVGVGNCASSLVQGVQYYQNADENTTVPGLMHVKFGPYHVRDVKFVAAFDVDAKKVGFDLSEAIFASENNTIKIADVPPSDVIVQRGPTLDGIGKYYADTIEVSDTDPVDVVKVLRDAKVDVLVSYLPVGSEEADKFYAQCAIDAGVAFVNALPVFIASDPVWAKKFEDAGVPIVGDDIKSQVGATITHRVMAKLFEDRGVQLDRTMQLNVGGNMDFLNMLERERLESKKISKTQAVTSNLQREFKTKDVHIGPSDHVGWLDDRKWAYVRLEGRAFGDVPLNLEYKLEVWDSPNSAGVIIDAVRAAKIAKDRGIGGPIIPASAYLMKSPPKQLPDDIARTQLETFIAG
- a CDS encoding PadR family transcriptional regulator; the protein is MLELAILGLLLESPMHGYELRKRLTGLLGAFRAFSYGSLYPALRRMQADGLIVEDAAPLGSTKVRRARRVYQLTDAGKQRFAELVADTGPQNYSDDGFGVHLAFFNRTPAEARMRILEGRRRQVEERREGLREAVARASSSFDRYTRQLHQLGLESSEREVIWLNELIAAERLGQGRPENT
- a CDS encoding DUF1707 domain-containing protein, translating into MTRAKDSDRNDTCKVLDSALAEGQLSMEEHRQRVSAATNATTLGQLATLVEDLQNSNAPVQLPTLTQSRVRKVPGAIHAGWGLRLAMAGVLVLFGIGIGWGLYGNTTSPLSFTTDPGAKSDGIPATVLTSPRQLLSLGGFNGLFEQMRKKFGDTTGYELEIREDWAELYRADPNDNRRKIEYDYRGGWGDPSSSSPRALSDGDRLVDLAKFNFDAIIGMLRGAPESLNVPRADVKYTWLEITPSKDPATPDAVNITIRVSGDFGGGFMVLGPDGTPKEVYPKQ
- a CDS encoding DUF5318 family protein, with the protein product MRLQRQVVDYALRRRSLLAEVYSGRTGVSEVCDANPYLLRAAKFHGKSSSVMCPICRKEQLTLVSWVFGDHLGPVSGSARTAEELVLLATRYDEFAVHVVEVCRTCSWNHLVKSYVLGAPRSPEARRPRRTPTTRKPARTASE
- a CDS encoding glycosyltransferase family 87 protein, with the translated sequence MVSPAPLARDTREADDRDLPSRNDVLSRALSHPIGGPVGRHAVIGRARFMTPLRVMFIIAVVFLALGYSTKAACLQTTGSGTAGQRVANWQNNRAYYELCYSDTVPLYTAELLNLGKFPYKSSWQENDATGKQRMQYDGKPAVRYMEYPVLTGIYQYVSMALAKTYTAATTVIALPIIAEVVMFFNISAFGLALAWLTTVWATARLAGRRIWDAALVAGSPILIFQIFTNFDALATAAAAGAMLAWARRKPWLAGLLIGLGVAAKLYPLLLLLPLAMLAVRTGRGREVGTTVLAAVSTWLVVNLPVMVMFPRGWSEFFRLNTRRGDDMDSLYNVVKSFTGWRGFDPNLGFWQPPTVTNAVTAVLFAACLIVIGYIALTAPQRPRVAQLAFLVVTAFLLTNKVWSPQFSLWLVPLAVLALPHRRILLAWMTIDALVWVPRMLYLYGEANRGLPEQWFTTTVLLRDIAVIALCALVIHQIYRPELDLVRYGGRIDDPAGGVFDGAPDNPPRWLPDWLRPDRDRVRVEAAPEPLVL